From Variovorax sp. J2L1-78, the proteins below share one genomic window:
- a CDS encoding pirin family protein: protein MLTIRKSQERGYADHGWLKSFHSFSFAGYYDPAHMGYGNLRVINEDRVAAGAGFGTHGHKDMEIISYVLSGELAHKDSMGNVESIPPGDVQRMSAGRGVMHSEFNHKADQTTHFLQIWIQPNVKGIEPGYEQKQFDAADKRGRLRLVASPDGSDGSVTVHADARLYAGLLDGDEKASLTLDPARKSYVHLVRGELEVNGAKLATGDAAMLEGETQLALTAGNDAEVLVFDLAA, encoded by the coding sequence ATGTTGACGATTCGCAAATCCCAGGAACGTGGCTACGCCGATCACGGCTGGCTCAAGTCTTTTCACAGCTTCTCTTTCGCCGGCTACTACGACCCGGCCCACATGGGCTACGGCAACCTGCGCGTGATCAACGAAGACCGCGTGGCGGCGGGTGCCGGCTTCGGCACGCACGGCCACAAGGACATGGAGATCATCAGCTACGTGCTGTCGGGCGAGCTGGCGCACAAGGACAGCATGGGCAATGTCGAGAGCATTCCGCCCGGCGACGTCCAGCGCATGAGCGCCGGCCGCGGCGTGATGCACAGCGAGTTCAACCACAAGGCCGACCAGACCACGCACTTCCTGCAGATCTGGATCCAGCCCAACGTCAAGGGCATCGAGCCGGGCTACGAGCAGAAGCAGTTCGATGCGGCCGACAAGCGCGGTCGCCTGCGCCTGGTGGCCTCGCCGGACGGCAGCGACGGCTCGGTGACGGTGCATGCCGACGCCAGGCTCTACGCCGGCCTGCTCGACGGCGACGAAAAGGCCTCGCTGACGCTCGACCCGGCGCGCAAGAGCTACGTGCACCTGGTGCGCGGCGAGCTCGAGGTCAATGGCGCGAAGCTTGCGACTGGTGATGCCGCGATGCTCGAAGGCGAGACGCAGCTGGCACTGACCGCCGGCAACGACGCCGAAGTGCTGGTGTTCGACCTCGCCGCCTGA